The Raphanus sativus chloroplast, complete genome genome contains the following window.
GGGAGAACCCGAGTACTCTCTTTCGGATCCCGGAAACAGCTCTCAGAGATCTTTTTTCCTTTTGTAAGATACAGGAGCGAAACAATCAACCTATTGATATTGGAAGACCCAAAAGATTCTTCCGATGTATCATTTCTGGGTCCAATGGAATTCATAGGTATAGGAAGAAGCCCTTTCAAATAGAGATTTTTGCTTTCGACCATATTTCGATTGTTAATACGATATAGAAGGGCCGCTACTACAAATAGTAGTACACCCTTGATCGTGAAATATCGATTGCTTGTTGAACCCTGTGAATTGCGCAAAAGTAGGATACTAAAAATTCGAGGGTCCAAGAGTTTTCTAAAACGTTCTTGGTGGAAAAAAATATGAATGAAAGATCCCACTGAATTGATTTGGGTCCATGAATCTAAGAAATAGTGAGAATTCTTGATCTCTCTCACTATTTCTCTCAATTCGAAAATCCAGGATTTGAATTGATGTCCTTTCATTGATTCCTCCTAAATTGCATTGATTTATCCTAAAGATTTCATTTCAATTGGAATTTGGTTATTCACCATGTACGAGGATCCCCACTAAGCATCCATGGCTGAATGGTTAAAGCGCCCAACTCATAATTGGCGAATTCGTAGGTTCAATTCCTACTGGATGCACGCCAATGGGACCCTCCAATAAGTCTATTGGAATTGGCTCTGTATCAATGGAATCTTCTCATCATCTATACATAACGAATTGGTGTGGTATATTCATATCATAACATATGAACAGTAAGAACTAGCATTCTTATTGAGACTAGAACTCATAGGGAAGAAAATCGATTTATGGATGGAATCAAATATGCAGTATTTACAGACAAAAGTATTCGGTTATTGGGGAAAAATCAATATACTTTTAATGTCGAATCAGGATCAACTAGGACAGAAATAAAGCATTGGGTCGAACTCTTCTTTGGTGTCAAGGTAATAGCTATGAATAGTCATCGACTCCCCGGAAAGGTTAAAAGAATGGGACCTATTCTGGGACATACAATGCATTACAGACGTATGATCATTACGCTTCAACCGGGTTATTCTATTCCACCTCTTAGAAAGAAAAGAACTTAAATCAAAATACTTAATAGCATGGCGATACATTTATACAAAACTTCTACCCCGAGCACACGCAATGGAGCCGTAGACAGTCAAGTGAAATCCAATCCACGAAATAATTTGATCTATGGGCAGCATCATTGTGGTAAAGGTCGTAATGCCAGAGGAATCATTACCGTAAGGCATAGAGGGGGAGGTCATAAGCGTCTATACCGTAAAATAGATTTTCGACGAAATACAAAAGACATATATGGTAGAATCGTAACCATAGAATACGACCCTAATCGAAATGCATACATTTGTCTCATACACTATGGGGATGGTGAGAAGAGATATATTTTACATCCCAGAGGGGCTATAATTGGAGATACCATTGTTTCTGGTACAGAAGTTCCTATAAAAATGGGAAATGCCCTACCTTTGAGTGCGGTTTGAACTATTTGATTTACGTAATTGGAAGTAACCAATTAGGTTTACGACAAAACCTAGAAATCGATCACTGATCCAATTTGAGTACCTCTGCAGGATAGACCTCAACAGAAAACTGAAGAGTAACGGCAGCAAGTGATTGAGTTCAGTAGTTCCTCATATAAAATTATTGACTCTAGAGATATAGTAATATGGAGAAGACAAAATTGTTTCAAGCACCGACAGAACCATAAGCGCCCCTTGTTTCAAAGAGAGGAGGACGGGTTATTCACATTTCATTTGATGGTCAGAGG
Protein-coding sequences here:
- the rpl23 gene encoding ribosomal protein L23, whose translation is MDGIKYAVFTDKSIRLLGKNQYTFNVESGSTRTEIKHWVELFFGVKVIAMNSHRLPGKVKRMGPILGHTMHYRRMIITLQPGYSIPPLRKKRT